Proteins encoded by one window of Canis lupus dingo isolate Sandy chromosome 10, ASM325472v2, whole genome shotgun sequence:
- the LOC125755885 gene encoding USP6 N-terminal-like protein, whose product MAYTILKVHRKHLLKLPLEGLREFLQDSLAQPWALEDEAVLRHLRASMTQLRRMRCDLPPPQRDLRSSPRGPWAWSECPRRPGLSSLLWPLRHRPGWRSRPPRAQPPSLSCPDPLPARPSSNFPPSDGTPSPSSQCNKTVQARGPQTWWA is encoded by the exons ATGGCCTACACCATCCTCAAGGTGCACAGGA AGCACCTCCTGAAGCTGCCCCTGGAAGGGCTCCGGGAGTTCCTCCAGGActctctggcccagccctgggccctggaggacGAGGCGGTGCTCAGACACCTTCGGGCCTCCATGACCCAGCTCCGGAGGATGCGGTGcgacctgcccccaccccag CGGGACCTGAGGAGTTCCCCACgaggcccctgggcctggagcgAGTGTCCCCGGCGCCcgggcctctcctcccttctctggccTCTGAGACACCGCCCAGGGTGGAGGAGCCGGCCTCCCcgggcccagccacccagcctgaGCTGCCCGGACCCCCTCCCGGCCAGGCCATCGTCCAACTTCCCCCCCAGCGATGGaactccctccccatcctcccagtGCAACAAGACGGTGCAGGCAAGAGGCCCCCAGACATGGTGGGCTTGA